Proteins encoded within one genomic window of Jiangella mangrovi:
- a CDS encoding helicase HerA domain-containing protein, producing the protein MTELIPGVGAGSLLHSQLLADDRSTRIGAVYRIDYGEAIVLTHDRWKFDAGGIPQYSFLLATAQDINTSQVDDDEVLLLRVQGTSPLSMESDLHAVREESLRSALSSNQNPSPSVVLDVEMDPFTKNRVSFTGLRCKVLGTFYEDDVDGQKVLEFGADVDNFYATSTYRVLKPVGEGLSTIASYLKPTGRPVERVRLGAVRYSATRRRAKASKQADAAVEVNIRDFIGHKTALLGMTRMGKSNTAKIIIARTFAVSERQRAAGGRPIGQLIFDPQGEYANPNTQDGTEIAAIGAKHVQIFKFGADGSQPHVKPLNINFYSENQIDAVQSLISDQLSTDESGYVKDFAGASYANVSGDPSATTHAQRARLVLYGALMKAGFAVPESFRVRINVKAIFQQKLVTALGRNPFTQAGSTANMVTISATDVEEVVDKIVELREVADKDASDFTKDVRWKSVEPIFTTKSQGRNVRGWKNLNPLRPFHSPITQNDPAIEIYDELVKGRIVIVDLHVGAAPITKSLSESITARLLERQTTVFTSGEEPPAIQVMLEEAHNLFASDRYKDDRDIWVRLAKEASKLNLGMTYATQEVSGVAHQVKANTANWVVAHLNNTKEVQELARFYDFGSFSDAIIASEDRGYVRLKTLSSPYIVPVQIDRYDMELVNDARAAAGDAPLTPNGSTP; encoded by the coding sequence ATGACCGAACTGATCCCCGGCGTCGGCGCCGGTTCGCTCCTGCACTCGCAACTGCTCGCCGACGACCGGTCGACCCGCATTGGAGCTGTCTACCGCATCGACTACGGCGAGGCGATCGTGCTTACCCACGACCGTTGGAAGTTCGACGCCGGGGGCATCCCCCAGTACTCCTTCCTGCTGGCGACTGCCCAGGACATCAACACCTCGCAGGTCGACGACGATGAGGTGCTCCTCCTTCGGGTGCAGGGCACGTCACCGTTGTCGATGGAGAGCGATCTGCATGCCGTCCGTGAGGAGTCGTTGCGCTCTGCCCTCTCGAGCAATCAGAACCCGTCGCCCTCAGTCGTCCTAGACGTCGAAATGGACCCCTTCACCAAGAACCGAGTCTCGTTCACCGGCCTGCGTTGCAAGGTCCTCGGCACATTCTACGAGGACGATGTGGATGGCCAGAAGGTCCTTGAGTTCGGCGCTGACGTCGACAATTTCTACGCCACGTCCACCTATCGGGTGCTCAAGCCCGTCGGTGAAGGACTATCGACTATCGCGTCGTATCTCAAACCGACCGGGCGGCCCGTCGAGAGGGTGCGCCTCGGCGCCGTACGGTACTCGGCAACTCGCCGCCGTGCCAAGGCGTCCAAGCAGGCTGACGCGGCCGTCGAGGTGAACATCCGTGACTTTATTGGGCACAAGACGGCGCTCCTCGGCATGACCCGCATGGGCAAGTCCAACACGGCAAAGATCATAATTGCGCGCACGTTCGCGGTTTCCGAGCGTCAGAGGGCGGCTGGTGGACGTCCTATCGGGCAGCTCATCTTCGATCCGCAGGGAGAATACGCCAACCCCAACACCCAGGACGGCACCGAGATCGCCGCCATTGGCGCGAAACACGTCCAGATCTTCAAGTTCGGCGCGGATGGATCCCAGCCGCATGTGAAGCCGCTGAACATAAACTTCTACTCGGAGAACCAGATCGATGCGGTTCAGAGCCTTATCTCGGACCAGTTGAGCACTGACGAGTCCGGCTACGTGAAGGACTTCGCGGGCGCTTCCTATGCCAACGTCTCGGGTGACCCGTCGGCAACCACCCATGCTCAGCGGGCACGACTCGTGCTCTACGGTGCGCTTATGAAGGCTGGATTCGCGGTGCCGGAAAGCTTCCGGGTGCGCATAAATGTCAAGGCCATTTTCCAGCAGAAGCTCGTCACCGCGCTCGGGCGGAACCCCTTCACACAGGCTGGCAGCACCGCGAACATGGTCACGATTTCCGCTACTGACGTGGAAGAGGTTGTCGACAAGATCGTCGAGCTCCGGGAGGTGGCAGACAAGGACGCGAGCGACTTCACGAAGGACGTTCGCTGGAAGAGCGTGGAGCCGATCTTCACCACAAAGAGTCAAGGCCGGAACGTTCGCGGTTGGAAGAACCTCAACCCTCTGCGCCCGTTCCACAGTCCGATCACGCAGAACGACCCAGCGATCGAGATTTACGACGAACTCGTCAAGGGCCGCATTGTGATCGTCGACCTCCACGTCGGCGCCGCCCCGATCACGAAGTCGCTCAGTGAGTCGATCACTGCACGCCTCCTGGAACGTCAGACGACCGTGTTCACATCCGGGGAGGAGCCGCCTGCGATCCAGGTCATGCTCGAGGAGGCTCACAACCTCTTTGCGTCGGACCGCTACAAGGATGACCGAGACATCTGGGTGAGACTCGCGAAGGAGGCCAGCAAGCTGAACCTCGGCATGACCTACGCCACGCAGGAGGTCTCAGGGGTCGCGCATCAGGTCAAGGCCAACACCGCAAATTGGGTCGTCGCCCACCTGAACAACACCAAGGAGGTACAGGAGTTGGCCCGCTTTTACGATTTCGGCTCCTTCTCCGACGCGATCATCGCCTCCGAGGACCGCGGCTACGTCCGCCTGAAGACCCTGTCATCGCCTTACATCGTCCCGGTTCAGATCGACCGCTACGATATGGAGCTCGTCAACGACGCTCGCGCCGCGGCCGGCGACGCGCCGCTGACTCCGAACGGATCGACTCCCTAA
- a CDS encoding DNA methyltransferase has protein sequence MSRISDLLRQLRATDEALAADLEREVAALADRRAFGLNFERHVPEVVELPGRKVRKGDKVRVLPLRCEVPTKAHEKLWQVVKIDRASGTPTASLEALDRSDASKTTAAVDGLVVVAEFRDPIYPGLVSTGKVERGGNKPFHTVINAENYHALQVLLFTHRSKVDAIYIDPPYNTGAKDWKYNNDYVEGDDLYRHSKWLAFMERRLLLAKELLNPYDSVLIVTIDEKEYLRLGLLLEQVFPEAKVQMVTSSIKPSGSQRSGEFSRVEEYIFFVMLGTSGPSSHATDMLRDGAIPEPQAAMVTWHGLRRRGSTDWRRSHRPNGFYPLHVSELDGTLVSVGEPLPPDAHRSAHHPPNGTFAVWPLDPRGEEGRWQVSPDRLREQLAAGTAALRSANRDTGSGSVVYLKGGDLSRIASGELKVVGLEPDGRVRVTGANSNSRRPKTMWLMDSHDASAHGTALLTRFVPDRRFPFPKSLYAVEDSLRFFVGEKPEAVIIDYFSGSGTTTHAVMRLNKQDGGRRRSICITNNEVAAAEQRSLRGGGLRPGDPKWEQRGICEYITKPRIQAAITGRTPDGQPIKGDYKFTDEFPMADGLEENVGFFTLTYEAPLRVASNREFARIAPLLWLRAGSCGRQIDDISKGWDVADTYGVLAELDHTEDFLKAVAENDDARIVYIVTDEDRLFESVSQELPDQVEPVRLYEAYLRNFEIESGRGAL, from the coding sequence GTGTCCCGGATCAGCGACCTGCTGCGTCAGCTTCGCGCGACAGATGAGGCCCTCGCCGCCGACCTCGAACGAGAGGTGGCCGCCCTCGCGGATCGCCGAGCCTTCGGCCTGAACTTCGAGCGCCACGTCCCCGAGGTCGTCGAGCTCCCCGGGCGCAAGGTCCGCAAGGGTGACAAGGTGCGGGTCCTTCCGCTGCGTTGCGAGGTACCGACGAAGGCGCACGAGAAGCTCTGGCAGGTCGTCAAGATCGACCGAGCTTCCGGCACACCGACCGCGTCTCTTGAAGCCCTCGACCGAAGCGACGCCTCAAAGACGACTGCTGCAGTTGATGGCCTCGTGGTCGTTGCGGAGTTTCGTGATCCGATCTATCCAGGTCTCGTTTCCACCGGCAAGGTCGAGCGTGGCGGTAACAAGCCATTTCACACCGTCATCAACGCCGAGAACTACCACGCGCTTCAGGTGCTACTGTTCACCCATCGCAGCAAGGTCGACGCGATTTATATCGACCCGCCCTACAACACCGGCGCGAAGGACTGGAAGTACAATAACGACTATGTTGAGGGCGATGATCTCTACCGCCACAGCAAGTGGCTGGCATTTATGGAGCGACGCCTACTTCTCGCTAAGGAGCTCCTCAACCCATACGACTCCGTCCTCATCGTGACGATCGATGAGAAGGAGTATCTGCGATTGGGCCTGCTGCTCGAACAGGTCTTCCCCGAAGCAAAAGTCCAGATGGTGACGAGTTCAATCAAGCCCAGCGGGTCGCAGAGGTCCGGTGAGTTCTCTCGGGTCGAAGAGTACATCTTCTTCGTCATGCTAGGTACTTCCGGGCCTAGTTCTCATGCCACTGACATGCTCCGGGATGGGGCCATTCCCGAACCGCAGGCAGCGATGGTGACCTGGCACGGGCTGCGGCGGCGAGGAAGCACGGATTGGCGCCGGTCTCATCGGCCGAACGGCTTCTATCCGCTCCATGTCTCGGAGCTCGACGGCACGTTGGTTTCAGTAGGAGAACCCCTGCCTCCTGACGCGCACCGTTCGGCCCACCACCCCCCTAACGGGACCTTTGCAGTCTGGCCACTCGACCCGCGCGGCGAAGAAGGACGATGGCAGGTGTCGCCCGATCGCCTTCGCGAGCAGCTCGCCGCCGGAACTGCTGCTCTTCGGAGCGCGAACAGAGACACGGGATCTGGTTCCGTTGTGTATCTGAAAGGCGGCGATCTATCCCGTATTGCATCAGGCGAGTTGAAGGTCGTTGGTCTTGAGCCAGATGGCCGCGTGCGAGTCACCGGAGCAAACAGCAACAGCCGACGCCCAAAGACGATGTGGCTTATGGATTCGCACGATGCGAGCGCGCACGGAACGGCACTCCTGACGCGCTTCGTCCCAGATCGACGATTTCCTTTCCCCAAATCGCTGTACGCAGTCGAGGACTCGCTTCGTTTCTTTGTGGGAGAAAAGCCTGAAGCCGTGATTATCGACTACTTCTCTGGATCCGGCACCACCACTCATGCCGTAATGCGGTTGAATAAGCAAGACGGCGGTAGGCGCCGTTCCATCTGCATCACTAATAATGAAGTTGCCGCTGCCGAGCAGAGGTCATTGCGAGGAGGCGGGCTTCGCCCTGGTGATCCGAAGTGGGAGCAACGGGGGATCTGCGAGTACATCACCAAGCCGCGCATCCAGGCCGCAATCACCGGCAGAACCCCCGACGGCCAGCCGATCAAGGGCGACTACAAGTTCACTGACGAGTTCCCGATGGCCGACGGGCTGGAGGAGAACGTCGGGTTCTTCACCCTGACCTATGAGGCGCCGCTTCGCGTGGCTAGCAACCGCGAGTTCGCCAGAATCGCGCCCCTTCTCTGGCTCCGGGCCGGGTCGTGCGGTCGACAAATCGACGATATCTCCAAGGGCTGGGACGTCGCCGATACCTACGGCGTGCTCGCCGAACTCGACCACACCGAGGACTTCCTCAAAGCGGTGGCGGAAAACGACGACGCTAGGATTGTCTATATCGTCACGGACGAGGACCGGCTGTTCGAGTCGGTGTCTCAAGAACTCCCCGACCAGGTCGAGCCAGTGCGCCTGTACGAGGCGTACTTGCGCAACTTCGAGATCGAATCCGGGAGGGGCGCACTGTGA
- a CDS encoding UvrD-helicase domain-containing protein, with the protein MTTYTEAQAEAISCLDEPLQIIACAGSGKTQVISQRIAAILGLPGVDPRNVVAFTFTEKAAAELKERVLSIVEREHGQLNGLAEMYIGTMHSYALGLLQRLVPDTFKYSVLTDITAQLLVDRYSRKSGLTSCPTTAVQGTLRRYRNSKLYLQVASVLREDQIDYSRVPAGVLESFEKYAELLEQNAAFDYTEIIRRAVHYLEGDPYEDDDFGRVHEHVAKDIRYVVVDEYQDVNPLQERLVRGLVRFGANLCVVGDDDQTIYQWRGSQVSNIVTFARRYADVRQVRLDDNFRSSIGVVELGRSVAERIPANARLPKSMVAAGHQKWERGDLVALTMDDPLAEATWIVDRIVELRGVAFQDRPDSGPRGLSWSDCAVLFRSVTNDSGPLVEELRQRGIPFIVKGLNRLFDSPEIQAVVGVFRFMVSEIDDGALRALWDEAQLIPATGDWTRAIRVLEVGRDFAATRRHAVYNIQRLYLDFLEALDVREENLPGAPTRAELVFYQLGKFSQVISDYEQIYFTTEPAAKYEGFAKWLQFQAPDYYADADADVGYATPDAVTIATVHQAKGLQWPAVFLPAMRRNRFPARVMGGVSLRHVIPDDALDDPARYRGTVEDETRLLYVAVTRAQKYLYVTFAPIQSNQQQRNRSEFFDHIAAQQWVSTAASPVAGAKLAPHPLHETPQVTLSFSELKYLFECSYQFKLRFLYGFNAPIHEALGYGKGLHDALAEVHKRALEGDIATKDAAGALVDRHMHAPFAYPALKEQLRASGIKALERYFDTHGKDITKTEFSEKQIQVHVAPGITVDGRIDLIRRLDTGEVAIVDFKSTERAQAEDVTRDQLHVYAVGYQELTGRSADVIEVLNLDENGKTEREPINDPLLVAVRDRIRDAGEALRTNNLPRLRVWDKHACGSCDLVALCRERPTA; encoded by the coding sequence GTGACGACGTACACCGAGGCTCAGGCGGAAGCAATCAGTTGCCTGGACGAGCCGCTCCAGATCATTGCATGTGCGGGTTCAGGGAAGACCCAAGTGATCTCGCAGCGCATCGCCGCGATTCTGGGCTTGCCGGGTGTGGACCCGCGCAACGTCGTGGCCTTCACCTTCACGGAGAAGGCGGCAGCCGAGCTCAAGGAGCGGGTTCTGTCGATCGTCGAGCGGGAACACGGCCAGCTTAACGGACTGGCTGAGATGTACATCGGGACGATGCACAGCTATGCGCTCGGCCTGCTGCAGCGGCTCGTTCCCGATACGTTCAAGTACTCGGTGCTCACCGACATCACCGCACAGCTCCTAGTTGACCGCTACAGCCGCAAGTCGGGGCTTACATCGTGCCCGACGACGGCCGTTCAGGGAACGCTCCGGCGGTACCGGAACTCCAAGCTCTACCTGCAGGTCGCGAGCGTGCTGCGCGAGGACCAGATCGACTACAGCAGAGTGCCGGCGGGCGTGCTCGAATCGTTCGAAAAGTACGCCGAGCTGCTCGAACAGAACGCGGCCTTTGACTACACCGAGATCATCCGTCGAGCTGTCCACTACCTGGAGGGTGATCCGTACGAGGACGACGATTTTGGTAGAGTACACGAGCACGTCGCGAAAGACATCAGGTACGTAGTCGTCGATGAGTACCAAGATGTTAACCCGCTGCAAGAGCGGCTCGTGCGCGGATTAGTCCGGTTCGGAGCGAACCTGTGTGTCGTCGGCGACGACGATCAAACGATTTATCAGTGGCGTGGTAGCCAGGTGTCGAACATCGTCACCTTCGCGAGACGATACGCCGACGTTCGACAGGTGAGGCTCGACGACAACTTCCGGTCCAGCATCGGAGTCGTTGAGCTTGGCCGCTCCGTCGCCGAGCGCATCCCGGCGAACGCGCGACTCCCGAAGTCGATGGTGGCGGCGGGTCATCAGAAGTGGGAGCGTGGCGACCTCGTCGCGCTGACCATGGATGACCCTCTCGCAGAGGCTACATGGATCGTCGACCGCATCGTCGAGCTGCGCGGCGTTGCGTTCCAGGATAGGCCCGACTCGGGGCCACGAGGTCTGTCGTGGTCGGACTGTGCAGTGCTCTTCCGTTCAGTGACAAATGACTCGGGGCCGTTGGTGGAGGAGCTGCGGCAGCGTGGCATCCCGTTCATCGTTAAAGGTCTCAACCGGCTCTTCGACAGCCCCGAGATCCAGGCAGTCGTAGGCGTGTTCCGATTCATGGTCTCCGAGATCGACGATGGCGCGCTCCGCGCACTTTGGGACGAGGCACAGCTCATTCCAGCAACGGGCGACTGGACAAGGGCCATTCGGGTGCTGGAGGTCGGGCGAGACTTCGCCGCGACCCGCCGCCATGCGGTCTACAACATCCAGCGTCTGTATCTCGACTTCCTCGAGGCCCTGGACGTGCGCGAGGAGAACCTCCCCGGCGCGCCGACGCGCGCCGAGCTCGTCTTCTACCAGCTCGGCAAGTTCAGTCAGGTGATCTCCGACTACGAGCAGATCTACTTCACTACCGAGCCCGCAGCAAAATATGAGGGTTTCGCAAAGTGGTTGCAATTCCAGGCGCCCGACTACTACGCTGACGCGGATGCCGACGTCGGTTACGCCACGCCCGATGCTGTAACCATTGCCACCGTGCATCAGGCCAAGGGTCTTCAGTGGCCGGCAGTCTTCCTGCCCGCGATGCGGCGAAACCGATTCCCGGCCCGCGTCATGGGTGGCGTGAGCCTTCGGCACGTCATCCCCGACGACGCGCTCGACGACCCTGCGCGCTACCGCGGCACCGTTGAAGACGAGACGCGGCTGCTTTATGTCGCCGTGACTCGCGCGCAGAAGTACCTCTACGTAACGTTCGCCCCGATCCAGTCGAACCAACAGCAGCGCAACCGGTCCGAGTTCTTCGACCACATCGCTGCTCAGCAATGGGTGTCGACGGCTGCATCGCCTGTGGCTGGAGCCAAGCTCGCGCCGCACCCCCTGCATGAGACGCCGCAGGTGACACTCTCGTTCTCGGAGCTGAAGTATCTCTTCGAGTGCTCTTACCAGTTCAAGCTCCGGTTCTTGTACGGTTTCAACGCGCCGATCCACGAGGCGCTCGGTTACGGCAAAGGACTCCACGACGCGTTGGCTGAGGTCCATAAGCGGGCGCTTGAAGGCGACATAGCCACCAAGGACGCTGCTGGTGCCCTGGTCGACCGCCACATGCACGCCCCGTTCGCCTACCCGGCGCTGAAGGAGCAGTTGCGCGCCTCCGGCATCAAAGCTCTTGAGCGCTACTTCGATACACACGGCAAGGACATCACCAAAACGGAGTTCTCCGAGAAGCAAATCCAGGTGCACGTCGCACCCGGTATCACCGTCGACGGGCGCATCGACCTCATTCGTCGCCTCGACACCGGTGAGGTCGCCATCGTCGACTTCAAGTCGACCGAGCGGGCGCAGGCCGAGGACGTGACCCGGGACCAGCTGCACGTGTACGCCGTGGGTTACCAGGAACTGACCGGGCGGTCCGCGGACGTGATTGAGGTGCTCAACCTTGACGAGAATGGCAAGACTGAGAGAGAGCCGATCAATGACCCCCTCCTCGTCGCAGTCCGCGACAGGATCCGGGATGCCGGTGAGGCGCTCCGCACCAACAACCTGCCCCGGCTCAGGGTCTGGGACAAGCACGCCTGCGGCTCGTGCGACCTTGTCGCCCTGTGTCGTGAGCGTCCAACGGCTTAA